From the Coleofasciculus sp. FACHB-1120 genome, one window contains:
- a CDS encoding aspartyl protease: MISGEFNSRGELFFEIGLIASNGDVITVKALLDTGFTGWLAVDNQDAKSLGWYLDSNERRAMQTARGVARFNLYEGSVLLDGQEFTVEVLGGDELENILLGVRWLQTKRLVVDFAAGVLMLE; this comes from the coding sequence ATGATTTCTGGCGAGTTTAATAGTAGAGGCGAGTTATTCTTTGAAATTGGATTGATTGCATCTAATGGAGATGTGATTACAGTTAAAGCTCTCCTAGATACAGGTTTCACGGGTTGGCTGGCAGTTGACAACCAAGATGCCAAAAGTTTGGGATGGTATCTTGACAGTAATGAGCGCCGTGCTATGCAGACAGCACGAGGAGTCGCACGGTTTAATCTCTATGAGGGTAGTGTACTTTTGGATGGACAAGAGTTCACAGTTGAAGTCTTGGGAGGAGATGAACTGGAAAACATTCTCTTGGGTGTACGTTGGCTTCAGACAAAGCGATTGGTAGTTGATTTTGCAGCGGGAGTGTTGATGTTAGAGTAG
- a CDS encoding EamA family transporter, with translation MGQLDNLPENQNTGNATAAEALLRAMTQELENLKQNLIVQLNQDVERLHAEKSRLVEEINYLQAQRQQLPSSQNPLPQEQPQEQIDQQQYLVGQLTQAIAEHLQHLLMQRLSQQPDSSYQPLSGTGSNNLPPSPNDYNDSAYRILSSLDTTLRTTFKTLQQDISSYQSSFSQQLSRMHSLEQQGEAILETLVNRLQEQLQAQSSALPLVEPSESEVGGQAYSDRKQTPEANAIPFSVPAAPLPLSRQPKPSSQGQLGLLLILISTVALSVHNVVVQIIGRESQIFNLFSLGGFIKLGLGNSLLILWFRMMVVLPLMALLAIVLYPNVWRDIKKFLLDPDRRGLLTVVGSGFFLFLSQVLIYIAIPQIGPGVAVTILFMYPIITVPLAWLFFGDRPTFLRVGVMLAISFGVILAAWPKIFPAVNSGVASISGVGVGTAAASGIAFAFYLIFMQLGFQKLHPVPVSLVQFTTIFVLASISLMLPLPENLAVQVIPDKRLGLILSGVVLGILTLAGYLLNNFGVRFLGAARASIIASSGPVLTAVLAFLIIPSAQNALQPISIFGIVLVTLGVFSLSFERLLVQNKGQPAK, from the coding sequence ATGGGGCAACTGGACAATCTACCGGAAAATCAAAACACCGGAAATGCTACGGCAGCAGAGGCTCTTTTGAGGGCGATGACGCAGGAACTTGAGAACCTGAAGCAAAATCTCATCGTCCAGTTGAATCAAGACGTTGAGAGACTCCATGCTGAGAAATCCCGGTTGGTCGAGGAGATCAACTATCTACAAGCTCAGCGTCAGCAATTACCCTCGTCCCAAAACCCTCTGCCTCAAGAACAACCTCAAGAACAAATCGATCAGCAGCAATATTTAGTCGGGCAACTCACCCAAGCGATCGCAGAACACCTGCAACACCTACTGATGCAGCGGCTGTCTCAGCAACCAGACAGTTCCTATCAACCGCTGAGTGGCACTGGCAGTAACAATTTGCCGCCCTCGCCAAATGACTACAACGACAGTGCCTACCGAATCCTATCTTCTTTGGATACAACCCTGAGAACGACTTTCAAAACACTGCAACAAGACATTAGCAGTTATCAAAGTTCGTTCTCCCAGCAGCTGTCGCGAATGCACAGCTTGGAACAACAAGGAGAAGCAATTTTAGAAACTCTCGTCAATCGCCTGCAAGAACAACTGCAAGCACAAAGCAGTGCGTTGCCGTTAGTAGAACCATCAGAGTCAGAGGTTGGAGGACAAGCTTATAGCGATCGCAAACAGACCCCAGAAGCGAATGCGATCCCGTTCTCGGTTCCGGCTGCCCCGCTACCACTGTCACGCCAACCTAAACCTAGCTCCCAAGGTCAATTAGGTTTATTGTTGATTTTAATTTCTACCGTGGCGCTGTCGGTTCACAACGTGGTTGTTCAGATCATCGGCAGAGAAAGCCAAATCTTTAACTTGTTTTCCTTGGGAGGATTCATCAAGCTAGGTTTGGGCAACTCGCTGTTAATTTTGTGGTTCCGCATGATGGTAGTGCTGCCTTTGATGGCTTTACTTGCCATTGTTCTCTATCCCAACGTATGGAGGGATATCAAGAAGTTTTTATTAGATCCAGACCGGCGCGGACTTTTAACTGTAGTCGGGAGTGGCTTCTTCCTGTTTTTGTCGCAAGTGCTGATTTATATCGCCATCCCGCAAATTGGCCCAGGGGTTGCAGTGACAATTCTGTTTATGTATCCAATTATTACAGTCCCGCTGGCGTGGCTGTTTTTTGGCGATCGCCCTACCTTCCTGCGCGTTGGAGTGATGTTGGCGATTTCTTTCGGTGTTATCCTCGCGGCTTGGCCTAAAATCTTCCCGGCAGTTAATAGTGGGGTGGCGAGCATTTCTGGGGTAGGAGTTGGCACCGCCGCCGCCTCCGGAATCGCCTTTGCCTTCTACCTGATTTTTATGCAGCTTGGCTTTCAAAAACTTCACCCCGTGCCCGTCAGCTTGGTTCAGTTTACAACCATCTTTGTCCTAGCTAGCATCAGTCTGATGTTGCCATTACCAGAAAATTTGGCTGTTCAGGTCATCCCCGATAAGCGGCTGGGTTTGATTCTCAGCGGCGTTGTTTTGGGGATATTAACTCTAGCGGGCTATTTGTTAAATAACTTTGGCGTTCGCTTCTTGGGTGCCGCACGAGCCTCGATCATCGCTTCTAGTGGCCCTGTGTTAACAGCAGTTTTAGCATTTTTGATTATTCCGAGCGCTCAGAATGCTTTACAGCCCATATCAATTTTCGGCATTGTGCTGGTGACATTGGGAGTTTTCTCCCTAAGTTTTGAGCGGCTGCTAGTTCAAAACAAGGGGCAACCTGCAAAATAA